The Ailuropoda melanoleuca isolate Jingjing chromosome 9, ASM200744v2, whole genome shotgun sequence genome includes a region encoding these proteins:
- the ZNF16 gene encoding zinc finger protein 16, translated as MPSLRARSEETEMELSVPGTSPWIPAAQACVSDAPAVTHAGSALCDPHCCGYTEPGTTPPHHQQPDWDTRTKGKEFLQKKEASEDLESQAEISENYTSDFLQAPELGELCNDVLERDWGTPDSERRVQSLYQEGGFTPVAVLLRSPLEKELGCDDFVRSFSLSPNPTASQGIPIEERPHLYDMCGHSFQHRMDLSSHEGLHVAESPLICNDCGKTFRGNPDLIQHQIIHTGQKSFICNECGKSFSHNLFLKNHQRSHVSEKPYQCSECRKTFSVHSNLTRHQINHSGEKPYVCNECGKAFSQNSSLKKHQKSHMSEKPYECSECGKAFRRSSNLIQHQRIHSGEKPYVCNECGKSFRRSSNLIKHHRIHTGEKPFQCNDCGKAFSQSSHLRKHQRVHTGERPYECNECGKPFSRVSNLIKHHRVHTGEKPYKCGDCGKAFSQSSSLIQHRRIHTGEKPHVCNVCGKAFSYSSVLRKHQIIHTGEKPYECSICGKAFSHSSALIQHQGVHTGDKPYECHECGKTFGRSSNLILHQRVHTGEKPYECTECGKTFSQSSTLIQHQRIHNGLKPHECNQCGKAFNRSSNLIHHQKVHTGEKPYTCVECGKGFSQSSHLIQHQIIHTGERPYKCSECGKAFSQRSVLIQHQRIHSGVKPYDCSACGKAFSQRSKLVKHQLIHTRE; from the coding sequence ATTGGGACACCAGGACTAAGGGCAAAGAATTTCTTCAGAAGAAAGAAGCTTCTGAGGATTTGGAATCACAGGCAGAAATATCAGAAAACTATACCAGTGATTTTTTGCAGGCACCTGAGCTTGGAGAACTGTGTAATGATGTACTGGAGAGAGATTGGGGAACCCCTGACAGTGAGAGACGGGTGCAGTCACTCTACCAGGAGGGGGGCTTCACACCAGTGGCAGTGCTCCTTAGGAGCCCCTTAGAGAAGGAGCTGGGCTGTGATGACTTTGTAAGAAGCTTCAGTCTGAGCCCAAACCCAACAGCATCTCAGGGAATTCCTATAGAAGAAAGGCCACATCTGTATGACATGTGTGGCCACAGCTTCCAACACAGAATGGACTTAAGTAGCCATGAGGGGCTTCACGTAGCCGAAAGCCCACTCATATGTAATGATTGTGGGAAAACCTTCAGAGGAAACCCTGATCTTATTCAGCATCAGATAATCCATACTGGACAGAAGTCCTTCATATGCAATGAATGTGGAAAATCCTTCAGCCAcaacttatttcttaaaaatcatcaGAGATCGCATGTGAGTGAAAAACCCTACCAGTGCAGTGAGTGCAGGAAAACCTTCAGTGTGCACTCAAACCTCACTAGGCATCAGATTAACCACAGCGGAGAGAAGCCTTATGTATGcaatgaatgtggaaaagccttcagcCAGAACTCAAGCCTTAAAAAGCACCAGAAGTCTCACATGAGTGAGAAGCCGTatgaatgcagtgaatgtgggaaggcctttagaCGGAGCTCAAACCTCATCCAACATCAAAGAATTCATTCTGGAGAGAAGCCGTATGTGTGCAACGAATGTGGGAAGTCCTTTAGGCGGAGCTCAAATCTCATTAAACACCACAGGATTCACACAGGTGAGAAACCTTTTCAGTGTAATGACTGTGGGAAAGCATTCAGCCAGAGCTCACACCTGAGGAAGCATCAGAGGGTTCACACTGGAGAGAGACCTTATGAGTGTAATGAGTGTGGCAAACCATTCAGCCGGGTCTCCAACCTCATTAAGCATCACAGggttcacactggagagaaaccttataagTGCGGTGACTGCGGGAAGGCCTTCAGTCAGAGTTCAAGCCTCATTCAGCATCggagaattcacactggagaaaagccTCATGTATGTAATGTGTGTGGAAAAGCCTTTAGTTACAGCTCAGTGCTCAGAAAGCACCAGATAatccacacaggagagaagccgTATGAATGTAGCATctgtgggaaggccttcagccACAGCTCAGCCCTCATTCAGCATCAGGGTGTGCACACAGGTGACAAGCCCTATGAGTGTCACGAATGTGGAAAAACATTTGGTCGGAGCTCCAACCTTATCCTTCACCAACgagttcacactggagagaaaccctacgaATGTACGGAATGTGGAAAAACCTTCAGCCAGAGTTCAACTCTCATTCAGCATCAGAGAATCCATAATGGATTGAAACCCCATGAATGTAACCAGTGTGGTAAAGCCTTCAACCGAAGCTCAAACCTCATTCACCACCAGAaagttcacactggagagaagccgtACACATGTGTCGAGTGTGGTAAGGGCTTCAGCCAGAGTTCACACCTTATTCAACATCAGATAATTCACACTGGTGAAAGGCCCTAtaagtgcagtgaatgtgggaaggccttcagtCAGCGTTCAGTCCTCATCCAGCACCAGAGGATCCACTCCGGCGTGAAGCCCTATGACTGCTCTGcttgtgggaaagccttcagccaGAGGTCCAAGTTGGTCAAACACCAGCTGATCCACACCAGGGAGTGA